In Janibacter sp. CX7, a single genomic region encodes these proteins:
- a CDS encoding DUF305 domain-containing protein, whose amino-acid sequence MSPRLTPFVLAAALVLGGCSGSGDDASTSATSPDAPVLQPGTPGESNSSLTGDDAVATPSSSHNDADVTFLQDMIRHHAQAVVMGDIVKGRLTDAKVRSMASRISDEQKPEMKGMASTLRSWGEKVPIEASNPSGSGHGSHDDHTDMPGMATPAQLSDLRTAKGADVDRLYLDLMIAHHEGALEMCTTLGDKGADERTGELGDDISVTQTKQIDQMKGMQRRL is encoded by the coding sequence GTGAGCCCACGTCTGACCCCCTTCGTCCTCGCTGCCGCCCTCGTGCTCGGCGGGTGCTCGGGCAGCGGCGACGACGCCTCGACCTCGGCCACCTCGCCCGATGCACCGGTCCTGCAGCCGGGCACACCCGGCGAGTCGAACTCGTCGCTGACCGGCGACGACGCCGTCGCGACGCCGTCGTCGAGTCACAACGACGCGGACGTGACCTTCCTGCAGGACATGATCCGCCACCACGCGCAGGCCGTCGTCATGGGCGACATCGTCAAGGGGCGCCTGACCGACGCCAAGGTGCGCTCCATGGCCAGCCGGATCAGCGACGAGCAGAAGCCCGAGATGAAGGGGATGGCCTCGACCCTGCGCTCCTGGGGCGAGAAGGTGCCGATCGAGGCGAGCAACCCGAGCGGCAGCGGCCACGGCAGCCACGACGACCACACTGACATGCCCGGCATGGCCACGCCGGCACAGCTGAGCGACCTGCGCACGGCGAAGGGGGCGGACGTCGACCGGCTCTACCTCGACCTGATGATCGCGCACCACGAGGGCGCTCTCGAGATGTGCACGACCTTGGGAGACAAGGGCGCCGACGAGCGCACCGGCGAGCTCGGCGACGACATCTCGGTCACCCAGACCAAGCAGATCGACCAGATGAAGGGCATGCAGCGCCGTCTCTGA